A genomic segment from Lignipirellula cremea encodes:
- a CDS encoding Kelch repeat-containing protein: MKLRFACRSFLIALACGMLATLAGTPSLFAQPSAGTSPALDNLPANTWTLLHTEDASGGKTFAKAVMAGGVGRLYLWGTGGEKPARNVYRRYELEAFDPASPGWLPAFPASKQATWKADEFPPFRILGQNGPDGLRHDEGPRQQVVGGYHTTNRIQWWDFDGVMRPSPALTFNMACWDSERQRILYYADRCTFALDPKTNSWTDLQAENHPTTCGNLAWASMAYDPQGDRVLLFGGGLATNPSGSAPTWSYDCRQNRWSRLDLPLQPPPRCNGSLVYEPGSHTLVLFGGYDQAAALNDTWVFDLKTNRWEERRPAVCPPPMEAPAAAAVAGGVLVCEADQRKFERHHAAATSAAKETWFFQPEVNRWTPLDASLTLPGSTWLTADASSTPGVVLLVALGGKRQTFAFRPDLDALRTPVELPGAEPGSVAWKYPEQRRSLAEAPAPDRAANLKRLADLPVNQFVNAEPPGHLVSKTWSTAVMDTDRSEVLYTGGGHSGYSGNDVARYSIADNRWTQDQPPRFPPYLEGTNAGIYGWSYGMRPFSQHTYLWYCYDPASKSVVYLARPAWNAGDELQLTDNPDNVLIYDPQRDGYASWVYDSAGKKMRPPSLGRSFKNDWHLSLVAAPSGVYATSNSDLYRGKVDAASGSVTWEQIDDQFPPANKAIKYHYEFQPLIYDSQRNRLLKLKGDAEQVEVFARSLDASAGEKASEDAGWRRLETTGQAAIGREAVYLPKHDTVLWLGQKLYAYHCGTGRLSQVDVEVPAGSLGHECALVYDPQHDVCVALIPSRFSGPMQTFLFRYQPAP; the protein is encoded by the coding sequence ATGAAACTCCGCTTCGCTTGCCGTTCGTTTCTCATCGCTCTTGCCTGCGGGATGCTCGCAACGCTGGCCGGTACGCCGTCCTTGTTCGCCCAGCCGAGTGCGGGGACGTCACCCGCGCTCGACAATCTGCCGGCCAACACCTGGACGCTGCTGCATACGGAAGACGCGTCCGGCGGCAAGACGTTCGCCAAAGCCGTCATGGCTGGCGGCGTCGGCCGGCTGTACCTGTGGGGAACGGGCGGCGAGAAGCCGGCGCGGAACGTTTACCGGCGGTATGAACTGGAAGCGTTTGATCCCGCGTCGCCCGGCTGGCTGCCGGCCTTTCCCGCGTCCAAACAGGCGACATGGAAGGCCGACGAATTCCCGCCGTTCCGCATCCTGGGCCAGAACGGACCCGATGGCTTGCGGCACGACGAAGGCCCACGGCAGCAGGTTGTCGGCGGCTATCATACGACCAACCGCATCCAGTGGTGGGACTTTGACGGCGTCATGCGGCCGAGTCCCGCGCTGACCTTCAACATGGCCTGCTGGGATTCAGAGCGTCAGCGGATTCTCTACTACGCCGACCGCTGCACGTTCGCCCTCGACCCCAAAACCAATAGCTGGACCGACCTGCAGGCCGAGAACCATCCCACCACCTGCGGCAATCTGGCCTGGGCCAGCATGGCGTATGACCCGCAAGGGGACCGGGTGCTGCTCTTCGGCGGCGGTCTGGCCACCAACCCATCCGGCAGCGCGCCGACCTGGAGTTATGACTGCCGGCAGAATCGCTGGAGCCGGCTGGACCTGCCGCTGCAGCCGCCGCCGCGTTGCAACGGCAGCCTGGTTTATGAACCCGGCAGCCACACGCTGGTGCTGTTCGGCGGTTACGACCAGGCTGCCGCCCTCAATGATACGTGGGTGTTCGATCTGAAAACCAACCGCTGGGAGGAACGCCGGCCGGCCGTTTGTCCGCCGCCGATGGAAGCGCCGGCCGCAGCGGCCGTGGCAGGCGGCGTGCTGGTCTGCGAGGCCGACCAGCGCAAGTTCGAGCGTCATCATGCGGCCGCCACCTCGGCCGCGAAGGAGACGTGGTTCTTCCAGCCGGAAGTGAACCGCTGGACCCCGCTGGACGCTTCTCTCACGTTGCCCGGCAGTACCTGGCTGACGGCCGACGCCAGCTCGACCCCGGGCGTGGTGCTGCTGGTGGCGCTGGGTGGTAAGCGCCAGACGTTCGCCTTTCGTCCCGACCTGGACGCGCTCCGCACGCCGGTCGAACTGCCCGGCGCGGAGCCGGGAAGCGTCGCCTGGAAGTACCCCGAGCAGCGTCGCTCGCTGGCCGAAGCGCCGGCGCCGGATCGGGCCGCGAACCTGAAACGTCTGGCCGATCTGCCGGTCAACCAGTTCGTCAATGCGGAGCCGCCCGGACATCTGGTGAGCAAGACCTGGTCGACGGCCGTAATGGATACGGACCGCAGCGAGGTGCTTTACACCGGCGGCGGGCACTCGGGTTATTCAGGGAACGACGTGGCCCGGTACAGCATCGCCGACAATCGCTGGACGCAGGATCAGCCGCCCCGCTTCCCGCCGTATCTGGAAGGGACGAACGCCGGCATTTACGGCTGGAGTTACGGCATGCGGCCGTTCAGCCAGCACACCTATTTATGGTACTGCTACGATCCGGCCAGCAAGTCGGTTGTCTACCTGGCCCGGCCCGCCTGGAACGCAGGCGACGAACTGCAGCTGACCGACAACCCCGACAACGTGCTGATCTACGACCCACAGCGCGATGGTTATGCCTCCTGGGTGTATGACTCGGCCGGGAAGAAAATGCGTCCGCCGTCGCTCGGCCGGTCGTTCAAGAACGATTGGCATCTGTCGCTGGTCGCGGCGCCGTCGGGCGTGTACGCCACTTCGAATTCCGACCTGTATCGCGGCAAGGTCGACGCCGCCTCCGGCTCCGTCACCTGGGAACAGATCGACGATCAATTCCCGCCTGCGAACAAGGCGATCAAATACCATTACGAATTCCAGCCGCTGATCTACGACTCCCAGCGAAACCGCCTGCTCAAACTCAAAGGGGACGCCGAGCAGGTCGAGGTCTTTGCCCGCAGTCTGGATGCGAGCGCAGGGGAAAAAGCAAGCGAGGACGCCGGCTGGCGTCGGCTGGAAACGACGGGCCAGGCCGCCATCGGGCGTGAGGCCGTCTATCTGCCCAAGCACGATACGGTCCTATGGCTGGGCCAGAAACTGTACGCGTACCACTGCGGCACAGGCCGCCTGTCGCAGGTCGACGTGGAAGTACCGGCCGGCAGTCTGGGGCACGAGTGCGCCCTGGTGTACGACCCGCAGCACGATGTGTGCGTGGCGCTGATTCCGTCCCGTTTCAGCGGGCCGATGCAAACGTTCCTGTTTCGCTACCAGCCGGCTCCGTAA